The Brassica napus cultivar Da-Ae chromosome C7, Da-Ae, whole genome shotgun sequence genome has a segment encoding these proteins:
- the LOC106444497 gene encoding AT-hook motif nuclear-localized protein 24, whose protein sequence is MDGTQSSLPPPFHSRDFQLHLQQQQQQQQQEFFLHHHQQQRNQTDQDDQQGGGRNRQIKMDREETSDSIDNMANNSGSEGKDTNQGEGGSGGGGGSGGDQMTRRPRGRPAGSKNKPKPPIIITRDSANALRTHVMEIGDGCDLVDSVATFARRRQRGVCVMSGTGNVTNVTIRQPGSPSPGSVVSLHGRFEILSLSGSFLPPPAPPNATGLSVYLAGGQGQVVGGSVVGPLLCAGPVVVMAASFSNAAYERLPLEEDEMQTPVHGGGGGGGGGSMESPPMMGGQLPHQQQAMSAHQGLPPNLLGGSAHQGLPQHDNQPYWSTGRPSF, encoded by the coding sequence ATGGATGGAACACAAAGCTCACTCCCTCCTCCGTTCCACTCAAGAGACTTTCAGTTACATCTCCAACAACAACAGCAGCAACAGCAACAAGAGTTCTTCCTCCACCATCACCAGCAACAAAGAAACCAAACCGATCAAGATGACCAACAAGGAGGAGGAAGAAACCGACAAATCAAGATGGATCGTGAAGAGACAAGCGACAGCATAGACAACATGGCTAACAACAGTGGCAGCGAAGGCAAAGACACAAACCAAGGAGAAGGAGGAAGCGGTGGCGGCGGCGGCTCAGGAGGAGATCAGATGACAAGAAGACCAAGAGGAAGACCAGCTGGATCCAAGAACAAACCAAAGCCTCCGATTATCATCACGCGGGACAGCGCAAACGCGCTTCGAACCCACGTGATGGAGATTGGCGACGGCTGCGATCTAGTCGACAGCGTGGCGACTTTCGCGCGCAGACGCCAGAGAGGCGTTTGCGTTATGAGCGGTACTGGAAACGTCACGAACGTCACAATACGTCAGCCTGGATCTCCATCTCCTGGCTCGGTCGTTAGCCTTCACGGAAGGTTcgagattctctctctctcaggctCTTTTTTACCCCCTCCGGCTCCTCCTAACGCCACAGGGTTAAGCGTTTACCTCGCTGGAGGACAAGGACAGGTTGTTGGAGGAAGCGTGGTGGGTCCTTTGCTATGTGCTGGACCTGTGGTGGTCATGGCAGCTTCTTTTAGCAATGCGGCGTACGAGAGGCTTCCGTTAGAGGAAGATGAGATGCAAACGCCGGTTCACGGAggtggaggtggaggaggaggaggatcgaTGGAGTCTCCCCCGATGATGGGAGGACAACTGCCACATCAGCAACAAGCTATGTCGGCTCATCAAGGGTTACCACCTAATCTTCTTGGTGGTTCAGCTCATCAAGGGTTACCACAGCATGATAATCAGCCTTATTGGTCAACGGGACGACCATCGTTTTGA